The DNA sequence GGCACGCTGGCCATGCTGGCCGGCGCGGGCGTGCCCATCCTCAAGGCGCTGCAGGCGGCGGCCGAGACGCTGAACAACCGCGCCCTGCGCGCCGACGCGCTGGATGCGCTGGTGCAGGTGCGCGAGGGCGCCCCGCTGGCGGCCGCGCTGGCCGGCAAGAAGCGCTTCCCGGGGCTGCTGGCGATGTTCTCGCGCCTGGGCGAGCAGACCGGCACGCTGCCGCAGATGCTGCAGCGCGCGGCCAACCAGCTCGGCCAGGAAGTGCAGCGCCGCGCCCTGCAGATGGCCACCATCCTCGAGCCGCTGCTGATCGTCGTGATGGGGGTGGTGGTGATGCTGATCGTGCTGGCCGTGCTGCTGCCGATCATCCAGCTCAACTCCTGGGTGCGCTGAACCGGGCCGGCGCGTGACGCCGGTCACGCCCGCGAGGCGGCCGTGCGACATGCCGGGATGGCGTCGGGGTTTTCCCGTTTGTCCCACATTGACCCCTGGGTACGCTTTGTTGCAAGGTCCCCTCGTCAGGGGGCCGTGACCCTGGAGGTTCGACAGGACTATGAGTGCGACTGACCTGGTCCCCGTGCGCGACGGACACATCCCGATCGCCCACATGAGGGCGGTCTACCGTGTCAGCGACGTCGAGAAGCGTCTGGACAAGCTGCCGCACAAGGAACACGAGAACCTGCGCGCCACCTACGAGCGCATGCTCGAGCGCGGGCCGGAGCGGTTTCAGGTCAAGCCGTCCGGCCTGCCGGTGATGGACAGCCTGTACGACGAGCTGCCCAACTTCACCGAGGTGCTCGACGACATCAAGCGCCAGCTCGCGCTGTGCGAGGACAGCCGCGACGCCCTCGAGATCACGCCGATGCTGCTGCTCGGCCCGCCGGGCGTGGGCAAGACCCACTTCGCCCGCCGCCTGTCGCAGCTGCTGGGCACCGGCATGGGCTTCGTGCCGATGAGCTCGCTGACCGCGGGCTGGGTGCTGTCCGGCGCCTCCTCGCAATGGAAGGGCGCGCGTCCCGGCAAGGTGTTCGAAACCCTGGTCGACGGGCAGTACGCCAACCCGGTGATGGTGGTCGACGAGATCGACAAGGCCGGCGCCGAGGCGACCTACGACCCGCTCGGCGCGCTCTACAGCCTGCTGGAGCACGACACGGCCGGCACCTTCACCGACGAGTTCGCCGAGGTGCCGATCGACGCCAGCCAGGTGATCTGGGTCGCCACGGCCAACGACGAGCATGCGATCCCGGAGCCCATCCTCAACCGCATGAACGTCTACACCGTGCCGGTGCCGGACCGCGACGCGGCGCGCCGCATCGCACTGCGGCTGTACCGCACGATCCGCGGCGAGCACGACTGGGGCTCGCGCTTCGAGCCCGAGCCGAGCGAAGCCGTGCTCGAGCGCATGAGCGCGCTGGCGCCGCGCGAGATGCGCCGCGCCTGGATGACCGCCTTCGGCAACGCCAAGCTGGACCGGCGCTCGCGCATCGAGGAAAAGGACCTGCCCGACACCGGTTCACGCCGGCAGGGCATCGGGTTCGTGCACTGAGCCCCCGGTCGCTGCCGCGGGGAAAGAAAAAGGGGGCCTTGCGGCCCCCTCGCTTCGTTCCGCCGGGGCGGAGATCACAGGTACACGGAGGCGAACAGGTCGTCCGCATCCCGGGTCGTGGTCCCGACCGGCGTGTCGTTGCCCGCGTGGAAGAACTCGTAGACGATCTTGCGATCGGCATCCGAGAGCGTGATGCGGACGTAGCGGCCCGAGCGGTCGACCACGTCGACGGCGCCGGCTCCCTCCGACGTGAAGGGCTCATGCTGCCGCAGCCCGTAGGAAGCCCCGTCGACGACCGCCGTGCCGCCCAGCGAAAGCTCCCCGTCCTCCGCAGAGCTCCGGAACGACAGCTCGTGCTTCCACCGGAAGCGCTTCCCGTCGTCCGTCACGTCCACATTGAAACGCACGACCATCCCCCATTCGTCAGGGGTCTCCCAGGTCTTCGTCTTGACCGTGCCGTCCAACGTCAGTTCGATGGTGTTCATGGTGAGGGAGAAGCCCTCATAGACCGTGGTGGCCTCGTACTCGATGCTGTCGCCCGTCTCCTTGAAACTGTCGAGCGTGACCTTCACCCGGCCTTTGAGCAGATGGCCGACCGCGTTGGAGCAGTCGTCATACCGGAGCTCGAGGTAGTCGCCCGGGGTGACGTCGTCGGCGCTCTGCTCATACGTGACCTCCTTCCACGTCCCGCTTTCGTCGCATGCGCGGGTGCTTTCGGAGATGGCGAATGCCTGCACCCGGCCCTTGGAGCGCATCGCCTGGATCGCCTCCTCGACGATGCGGCGCGTCACATCGACCGGACCGGCGCCCGGGCCCTGGCTGCCCTGGACCCCAAACGGAACCACACTGAACTGTTGCGAACGGCCGATGACCGAGACGACCACATCGTCGGCCACCTCCGCGTAGTTGGTCTCGGTCAGCGACCCCGTGATGCCGCCGGCGTCGTCATCGTCGCCACCACCGCCACCGCCGCCGCAGCCCGTCAATGCCAGAGAACAGGCCAGCAGGGCCCCATACAGAATCGACCATTTGCTTTTCATCTCGAACACCTTCTTGACATGCCTTGGACACCTCCATGACCGAGGTGCGATCTGGCAGCATGCCACCGGGAGGTGCGCGGATCGATTCGTCCAAACGGACGATGCGCCTGCGTGCACAATTGCACACCATGTCCATCACCCTCGCCGGCCAACTTGTCGTCGCGATCTCCTCGCGGGCGCTGTTCGATTTCGAGGAAGAGAACCAGCTCTTCGAGGCGACCGACGACCACGCCTACATGCAGCTGCAGCTGCAGCGCCTGGACGTGCCCGCCAAGCCGGGCGTGGCCTTCTCGCTGGTGCACAAGCTGCTCGCCTTCAACCGGGAGACCGCCGACGGCAAGCCGCGGGTGGAAGTGGTGATCCTGTCGCGCAACGACCCGTACTCGGGGTTGCGCGTGTTCCGCTCGGCCCGCCACTACGGCCTGCCGATCCAGCGCGGCGTGTTCACGCGCGGGCAGCCGCCCTACCGCTACCTGCGCCCGCTCAACGCCAACCTGTTCCTCTCGGCCAACGAACTGGACGTGCGCGCGGCGCTGGACGCCGGGTTTCCGGCTGCGCGGGTCTACCCGCTGTCGGCGCGCGCCTCCGACGCCCACCCGAACGAGGTGCGCATCGCCTTCGACGGCGACGCGGTGCTGTTCTCGGACGAGGCCGAGCAGGTGTTCCAGCGCGGCGGGCTTGACGCCTTCCAAGAACACGAAAGCTCGCGTGCCGAGTCGCCGCTGCCGGCCGGGCCGTTCAAGCCGCTGCTGGAGGCCCTGCACCGCCTGCAACGCAGCGGCAGCCCGACGATGCGCATCCGCACCGCGCTGGTCACCGCGCGCAGCGCGCCGGCGCACGAGCGTGCGATCCGCACCCTCATGAACTGGAACATCGAGGTCGACGAGGCGTTGTTCCTGGGCGGGCTGCCCAAGGGCGAGTTCCTGCGCGAGTTCGAGCCTGACTTCTTCTTCGACGACCAGATGCGCCACATCGAGAACGCCTCGATGCACGTGCCGGCCGGGCACGTGGCCGCAGGCATCGCGAACCTGGCGTGAAGCCTCAGCGCCGGCGTCGCTGGTAGATCGGCTGCGCACCCGCGGCACGCAGCTCGGGCTCGCCCACGTCGAGGTCGACCAGCACGACGCGCAGCCGCCCGCCGAACGGCAACCGGTGCATCAGGTACCGGGCGACGTCGCGGCCCAGTTCCTCGTCGCGCCGCGTCAGGCGGATGAACAGCACCAGGTAGCTTCGCCCCGGCATGGCCGCGACGTGCTGGCCGCCGATCCAGGCGGTCGCCACCTCCGGCGTGCGGATCAGCTCGTCGACCACGCTCTTGCGGTCGGCCTCGCTCCAGTCGGGCTCGCCCAGGCCTGCGCAGGGATGCGCCCCGACGAAGGCCTCCCAGGCCTCCTGCTCGAGCTGTTCGAACCGTTCTCGCCGCTCGCGCCAGCGCCGCCGCAGCGCGATCTCCATCTCCTGGCCGTCATGCTGCAGGCGGTCGATCAGCTCCTGCGCCATCGTGCAGGCAGCCAGGCCGTGGTGCGGGTGGACGGCCTGCAGGCGGTCGAGCAGCGGCAGCGCCGCCGCGTCGCCTGCCTCCACCTGCAGTTCGGCCAGGCGCAACAGGGCCTCGGGGTGCTGCGGGTCGCGCGCCAGCGCACGCTGGTAGAACGGCGCCGGGCTGTCGGCGGACAGCGCCTCGAAGCAGCGTGCCCACTCGACCCACTCGTCGGCCGACAGCGCCGCCGCGCACGGCTTCAGGGCCTGGATGTGCTCGCGGCATTGCGCGAGGTGCTCGCGGTGCCGGGCCCAGTCACGCCGCATCTCCTGCCACCACTCGCGGTCGAAGTGCTCGGCAACGCGGCGCACCACCGGCCCGAGCAGCGCCAGCGCCGACCGGCGTGACCAGGCCGGCACCCCGGGTTTCAACCCCAGGGCCGCGAGCCGGTCCTTGGGCACCGGGTGGGTGTCGTCGTAGCTCGGCAGCTCCTGCAGCGCCTGCCGCAGGGCCTCGCGTGCGAAGGGCTCGGGCGGAGGCTGCAGCAGCCGCGCGACCATCTCCGCATGCGGCATCGGGTCGGGCTGCGCCTGGTGCGCCGCGCGACGCCAGAGCTGGCGCCAGTATTCCGTTTCGTACCAGCGGCTCTTGATCTCGATCTCGTTCCACGCCTGGCCGACCACCTCGGCGCCGCACAGCCGCGCCGCGATGCGGTCGGCCTCGTACTCGTCCTGGCGCGCCAGCGCGAAGGTGCGCGCGTTGAAGCGCGGGATGTACCAGATGAAGAAGCGCCGCAGCAGCCATGACACCAGGCTGTCGTCACGCTCGTAGGTGACGTACATGCGCCACCAGGCGGTGCGGGTGCGATAGATCCACGCCGAGAACTTGCCGTGCTCGCCGCGCAGGTGGCCGTACTCGTGCGCGATCACCGCGAGCAGCCGTTTCGGCTCCAGCGCACACAGCAGCGGCCAGCCGATGCACAGGTAGTTGGTGTGCACCAGACCTCCGAAGCGCGGACGCTGCATGATGTAGGCGTTGAAGCTGGCGTCGACCATCACCACGTCGATCGGCGGTCCCTTGACCGCCCGGCGGATGCGGTCCAGGCCCTTGAACAGCTCCGGGGCATCGGCGCGTTCCAGCCGGTAGCCCTCGGGGCGCTCGAAACGCGTCATCAGCGCGCGCAGGCAGACCCACAGCAGCGCCAGCGCCACCAGCCCTACCCAGATCATCCAGCCACGCAGGCCATGCGCCGCCCAGGCCCGGGCGACGACGACCAGCGTGCCTGCCGCCCCTGCCGCAAGCAGGATCACCACCGCGTAGCCGAACATCGCGAACCACCACACGCTGCGCCGGTACGCGGCGGCATCCTCCTCGCAGGCCTGCTCGCTCAGGCGCACGAGATGCATGAAGTCGACGTGTCGCATGGGCGGTATGGCAGCGGCCGGCGGCCGCCTTGTGGTCAGGGCCCTGCACCGCGCCGCTGCGTGCTGCATCCCCCGCGCGGTGCCTCGGCCCAGTATATCGACGGCCCTGCGCCGCGCAGCCGCCGCGGCAGGGCTCAGCCGTGAAACACCTTCCGCTGCAGGCCTTCCAGATCCAGCACGCGCACGCCACCGTACTCGATGCGGATCAGCCCGCTGCGCTGCAGCGTGTGCAGCGCCTGGTTGACCCGCTGGCGCGACAGCCCGACCAGCATGCCCAGCTCCTGCTGCGTGATGCGCAGCATCGTGCCCACGCCGGGGTAGAGCACCGGGTGGAACAGCGCCGCCAGGCTGCGGGCCACGCGCACATCCGGGTCGGTCTGGCGGTCGATCTCGCGCGCGGCGATGAACTGCCCGAGCCGCTCGTTGAGCTGGCGCATCACGAAACGGTTGAACGGGATGCTGTTGTCCAGCAGCCAGTGGAAGGTGTCGATGGGCAGGCCGGCCACCACGCTGCGGCGCAGGGCCTGCACGTTGTAGCGGTACGGTTCGCGCTTGAGCAGCGTGCCTTCGCCGAACCACGCCCCGGGCGGCAGGCCGGTGAAGGTGATCGCCGTGCCCGAGGAAGTGTCGTTGCTCATCTTCAGCAGGCCGTCGATCACGCCGAACCAGTAGGTCGGTGCCCGACCGATGCGGCACAGCAGCTCGCCCGGCTCGGCGTCGGCGACGCGGATCTGCTGCGCGGCCGCCTCGCGGTCGGCCGCGTCCAGCACCTGCAGCCAGGGCACGTCGGCCAGTTCGCGCGGCGTGGGCGCACGCGCGCGGCGGTGCAGCGGCATCACGGAGGAAGCGGCGACCATGCTCGGGTTTTTCCCCTGGGGGCGGACCCTAGGATTGTCGTCAGAACGACAACCGGGCGTCAAACATCTTCCCTAGCATCACAGGCATGACGGCACACCCTGAAGGTGCCGCAAGAAGGAGACAAGGTGCAAACGACGTTTCCTCGCCTGCTGCTCGAGCACGCACGGCGCCGCCCTGACGCCCCCGCGCTGCGCGAGAAGGAATACGGGATCTGGCAGACCTGCACCTGGGCGCAGCTGGAGCAGCTGGTGCGCGAGCTGGCCTGCGGCCTGGCCGACGCCGGCCTGCGGCGCGGCCAGCACCTGGTCATCATCGGCGAGAACCGCCCGCGGCTCTACGCGACGATGCTGGCGGTGCAGGCGCTCGGCGCTGTGCCCGTGCCGCTGTACCAGGACGCGGTCGCCGCGGAGTTCGTCTTCCCGATCAACAACGCCGAGGTGGCGTTCGCCGTCGCCGAGGACCAGGAACAGGTCGACAAGCTGCTGGAGATCCGCCCGCAGTGCCCGCAGCTGGGCCGCATCTGGTATGACGACCCGCGCGGCCTGCGCAACTACGCCGAGCCCGGGCTGGCCAGCCTGGACGCGCTGATCGAATCCGGCCGGCGCCGCCACGAGCGCGAGCCCGGCTTCTTCGACGCCGAGGTGGAGCAAGGCCATCCCGACGACGTGGCCGCGATGTTCTTCACCTCCGGCACGACCGGCCATCCCAAGGGCGTGGTGCACACCCACCGCGCCCTGCTCGACCGCGCGCAGGCC is a window from the Caldimonas thermodepolymerans genome containing:
- a CDS encoding M48 family metalloprotease, whose protein sequence is MRHVDFMHLVRLSEQACEEDAAAYRRSVWWFAMFGYAVVILLAAGAAGTLVVVARAWAAHGLRGWMIWVGLVALALLWVCLRALMTRFERPEGYRLERADAPELFKGLDRIRRAVKGPPIDVVMVDASFNAYIMQRPRFGGLVHTNYLCIGWPLLCALEPKRLLAVIAHEYGHLRGEHGKFSAWIYRTRTAWWRMYVTYERDDSLVSWLLRRFFIWYIPRFNARTFALARQDEYEADRIAARLCGAEVVGQAWNEIEIKSRWYETEYWRQLWRRAAHQAQPDPMPHAEMVARLLQPPPEPFAREALRQALQELPSYDDTHPVPKDRLAALGLKPGVPAWSRRSALALLGPVVRRVAEHFDREWWQEMRRDWARHREHLAQCREHIQALKPCAAALSADEWVEWARCFEALSADSPAPFYQRALARDPQHPEALLRLAELQVEAGDAAALPLLDRLQAVHPHHGLAACTMAQELIDRLQHDGQEMEIALRRRWRERRERFEQLEQEAWEAFVGAHPCAGLGEPDWSEADRKSVVDELIRTPEVATAWIGGQHVAAMPGRSYLVLFIRLTRRDEELGRDVARYLMHRLPFGGRLRVVLVDLDVGEPELRAAGAQPIYQRRRR
- a CDS encoding AAA family ATPase, which produces MSATDLVPVRDGHIPIAHMRAVYRVSDVEKRLDKLPHKEHENLRATYERMLERGPERFQVKPSGLPVMDSLYDELPNFTEVLDDIKRQLALCEDSRDALEITPMLLLGPPGVGKTHFARRLSQLLGTGMGFVPMSSLTAGWVLSGASSQWKGARPGKVFETLVDGQYANPVMVVDEIDKAGAEATYDPLGALYSLLEHDTAGTFTDEFAEVPIDASQVIWVATANDEHAIPEPILNRMNVYTVPVPDRDAARRIALRLYRTIRGEHDWGSRFEPEPSEAVLERMSALAPREMRRAWMTAFGNAKLDRRSRIEEKDLPDTGSRRQGIGFVH
- a CDS encoding 5'-nucleotidase, coding for MSITLAGQLVVAISSRALFDFEEENQLFEATDDHAYMQLQLQRLDVPAKPGVAFSLVHKLLAFNRETADGKPRVEVVILSRNDPYSGLRVFRSARHYGLPIQRGVFTRGQPPYRYLRPLNANLFLSANELDVRAALDAGFPAARVYPLSARASDAHPNEVRIAFDGDAVLFSDEAEQVFQRGGLDAFQEHESSRAESPLPAGPFKPLLEALHRLQRSGSPTMRIRTALVTARSAPAHERAIRTLMNWNIEVDEALFLGGLPKGEFLREFEPDFFFDDQMRHIENASMHVPAGHVAAGIANLA
- a CDS encoding Crp/Fnr family transcriptional regulator, whose translation is MVAASSVMPLHRRARAPTPRELADVPWLQVLDAADREAAAQQIRVADAEPGELLCRIGRAPTYWFGVIDGLLKMSNDTSSGTAITFTGLPPGAWFGEGTLLKREPYRYNVQALRRSVVAGLPIDTFHWLLDNSIPFNRFVMRQLNERLGQFIAAREIDRQTDPDVRVARSLAALFHPVLYPGVGTMLRITQQELGMLVGLSRQRVNQALHTLQRSGLIRIEYGGVRVLDLEGLQRKVFHG